The Methanobacterium formicicum genome has a window encoding:
- a CDS encoding 2'-5' RNA ligase family protein, whose translation MSLLALAYPRISDKDYQWIQEFREENDELYHGRIEPHFTLVFPVFNQRPETFIEEIKTRSSNHWRIEFAIRCAVMEKDAFTPYWHVLMVPDEGYSHIVKLHDDLYSGKLAEELRMDLPFIPHIGIGNSIEQWTCKELVDQINHLDLEIKGTINEINVVEYHEEYVETLEKIKLPPNR comes from the coding sequence ATGTCCCTATTGGCCCTGGCTTATCCCCGTATCAGTGATAAGGATTACCAGTGGATTCAGGAGTTCCGGGAAGAAAATGATGAGCTTTACCATGGTCGGATAGAACCCCATTTCACCCTGGTTTTCCCGGTGTTCAACCAGAGACCAGAAACTTTTATTGAAGAGATCAAAACTAGAAGCTCTAACCACTGGAGAATAGAATTTGCCATAAGATGTGCAGTTATGGAAAAAGATGCATTCACTCCCTACTGGCATGTTTTAATGGTACCCGACGAGGGTTACAGTCACATAGTAAAGCTCCATGATGATCTTTACTCCGGGAAACTAGCCGAAGAACTACGCATGGACCTGCCTTTCATCCCCCACATTGGTATTGGTAACTCCATAGAACAGTGGACCTGCAAGGAACTGGTGGACCAGATCAACCATTTGGACCTGGAAATAAAGGGAACCATAAATGAGATCAACGTGGTGGAGTACCATGAAGAGTACGTCGAGACACTGGAAAAGATAAAGCTGCCACCTAACCGGTAA
- a CDS encoding AMP-binding protein: MVFSELTIGAFLEKMVEQDPDQEFMVYPDRDLRFTYQEFDNRVNLLAKGLLEIGIEKGDHVGIWAKNVPDWLTLLFATSKIGAVLVTVNTAYKSHELAYVLEQSDMKALAIIDGYQDVDYLDIVYELIPELKTQERGKLKSEKFPFLESVIYVGQEKHRGMYNTNEILLLGKHGNDTEFQKIKASVDNNDVVNMQYTSGTTGFPKGVMLTHRNILNNGYYIGERQKFTEKDRLCITVPLFHCFGIVLAVMATFSHGATMVMVELFDPLMVLAAVQKERCTALYGVPTMFIAEYSHPMFDMFDLSSLRTGIMAGSTPPIEAMKRVVNDMNMTQITSVYGLTEGSPGFTQTSVDDPLEKRVETVGKPLPECEVKIVDPETGEDLGPHQTGEICCKGYNVMKGYYKMPDKTREVIDDDGWLHSGDLASVDEEGYYSIVGRIKDMIIRGGENIYPREIEEFLYTMPGVLDVQVVGITDEKYGEIVGACIILEDGAELTEEDVRDYARTKIARFKVPKHVFFVDEFPLTASGKIQKFILREQAEKLLKEKLAREEESV; encoded by the coding sequence ATGGTTTTTAGTGAGCTAACTATTGGTGCTTTCCTGGAGAAAATGGTGGAACAGGATCCTGATCAGGAATTCATGGTATATCCTGACCGAGATCTGCGTTTCACCTATCAGGAGTTTGATAATAGGGTCAACCTCCTGGCCAAGGGACTCCTGGAAATTGGAATAGAAAAGGGAGATCACGTGGGTATCTGGGCCAAAAACGTGCCAGACTGGCTTACTTTGCTCTTTGCCACCTCCAAGATCGGAGCGGTACTGGTAACAGTCAACACCGCTTACAAGAGCCATGAACTGGCCTATGTACTGGAACAGTCAGACATGAAGGCCCTGGCCATTATTGACGGATACCAGGATGTGGATTACTTAGACATAGTTTACGAACTCATCCCCGAACTTAAAACCCAGGAGAGGGGTAAATTAAAGAGTGAAAAATTCCCCTTCCTGGAAAGTGTTATCTACGTGGGCCAGGAAAAACACCGGGGAATGTACAACACCAACGAAATCCTTCTCCTGGGAAAACACGGAAACGATACCGAATTCCAGAAGATCAAAGCATCAGTAGACAACAACGACGTGGTCAACATGCAGTACACCTCGGGGACCACGGGATTCCCTAAGGGAGTGATGTTAACCCACCGCAACATCCTCAACAACGGATACTACATCGGGGAAAGGCAAAAATTCACGGAAAAAGATAGATTATGTATCACTGTCCCCCTTTTCCATTGTTTTGGTATTGTACTGGCGGTTATGGCCACCTTCAGCCACGGGGCCACCATGGTGATGGTGGAACTCTTCGACCCCCTGATGGTCCTGGCTGCAGTCCAGAAAGAACGCTGCACCGCACTATACGGAGTGCCCACCATGTTCATTGCCGAGTACAGTCATCCCATGTTCGACATGTTTGACCTGTCCAGCCTGCGAACCGGGATCATGGCGGGATCCACCCCACCCATCGAGGCCATGAAAAGGGTGGTTAACGACATGAACATGACCCAAATAACCAGTGTTTACGGTTTAACTGAAGGATCCCCCGGATTCACCCAGACCAGTGTAGACGACCCCCTGGAAAAACGGGTGGAAACCGTGGGCAAACCCCTACCCGAGTGTGAGGTTAAAATTGTGGACCCTGAAACCGGAGAAGACCTGGGGCCCCATCAGACCGGGGAAATCTGCTGTAAGGGCTACAATGTAATGAAGGGTTATTACAAGATGCCAGATAAAACCAGGGAAGTCATAGATGATGATGGCTGGCTCCACAGTGGAGACCTGGCCTCAGTGGATGAAGAAGGATATTACTCTATTGTGGGCCGCATCAAGGACATGATCATCCGTGGAGGAGAAAACATCTACCCCCGGGAGATCGAAGAATTCCTGTACACCATGCCCGGAGTGCTGGATGTCCAGGTGGTGGGAATAACCGATGAAAAGTACGGAGAGATCGTGGGGGCCTGTATAATCCTAGAAGATGGTGCTGAACTCACCGAGGAAGATGTGCGGGATTATGCTCGGACCAAGATCGCCCGTTTCAAGGTACCCAAACACGTGTTCTTTGTGGATGAATTCCCCCTCACTGCCAGTGGAAAGATCCAGAAATTCATATTAAGGGAACAGGCCGAGAAACTTCTAAAAGAAAAACTGGCCCGGGAAGAAGAATCAGTTTAA